In Citrus sinensis cultivar Valencia sweet orange chromosome 2, DVS_A1.0, whole genome shotgun sequence, a single genomic region encodes these proteins:
- the LOC102623388 gene encoding zinc finger protein NUTCRACKER, whose translation MLDKMPEDTIPNGFVQNSVIAGSNNPPNTAAKKKRNLPGTPDPEAEVIALSPKTLMATNRFLCEICGKGFQRDQNLQLHRRGHNLPWKLKQRTSKEVRKRVYVCPEKTCVHHHPSRALGDLTGIKKHFCRKHGEKKWKCEKCSKRYAVQSDWKAHSKTCGTREYKCDCGTVFSRRDSFITHRAFCDALAEETARVNAASSMNSLANGSISYHFMGTPLGPSVAQHFSSIFKPIPGGGADETIDQTRRGLSLWMAPGSQGHETVGSNLTEIQQLGSVSSEAMYGDHPPPSDYHFNWVFGNNKQSSNNAAEAPAIASASLPLTGVKEAAATASHHHQLVSVNVPSLYSSQQQQTTTHQTQAAAAAANMSATALLQKAAQIGSASTDPSLFLGSLGFKCSSNINQVQDGNKYCGLMYCSNAIADRHLGNDVEISSASDISSLSQLQMPPPAKRRHLQSDRQAESAGGQTRDFLGVGVQAISCHPSSINGWI comes from the exons ATGTTAGATAAGATGCCCGAAGACACAATTCCAAATGGTTTTGTTCAAAACTCAGTTATTGCTGGATCCAATAATCCTCCTAATACTGCtgcaaagaagaagagaaaccTTCCAGGAACTCCAG ATCCTGAAGCTGAAGTCATAGCCTTGTCGCCCAAGACTCTCATGGCGACCAACAGATTCTTGTGTGAAATATGCGGCAAGGGATTTCAAAGAGATCAGAATCTGCAGCTTCACCGGCGTGGGCATAATCTGCCGTGGAAGCTGAAGCAAAGGACTAGCAAGGAAGTAAGAAAGCGAGTCTATGTCTGTCCCGAAAAGACTTGTGTCCATCACCACCCTTCTAGGGCTCTCGGTGACCTCACAGGTATCAAAAAGCACTTTTGTAGGAAGCACGGAGAGAAAAAGTGGAAGTGCGAGAAGTGCTCAAAGCGATACGCTGTGCAATCCGACTGGAAAGCTCACTCTAAAACCTGCGGCACCAGGGAATACAAATGTGACTGTGGAACAGTATTTTCACG GCGAGATAGCTTTATCACGCATAGGGCATTCTGTGATGCCTTAGCTGAAGAAACTGCTAGAGTAAATGCAGCATCTAGCATGAACAGCTTGGCCAATGGCAGTATCAGTTATCATTTCATGGGGACTCCATTAGGACCTAGCGTGGCACAACATTTTTCCTCAATTTTCAAGCCAATCCCCGGCGGTGGTGCTGATGAAACTATTGACCAAACGAGGCGAGGTCTCTCGCTGTGGATGGCCCCGGGATCCCAAGGCCACGAAACAGTAGGCAGCAATCTCACGGAAATTCAACAACTTGGTTCTGTGAGTTCAGAAGCCATGTACGGTGACCATCCTCCACCGTCGGATTATCATTTCAATTGGGTGTTTGGTAATAATAAACAGTCTTCAAATAATGCTGCTGAAGCCCCGGCAATAGCAAGCGCTTCACTTCCATTAACAGGTGTTAAGGAAGCTGCTGCAACTGCAAGTCACCATCATCAGCTTGTGAGTGTTAACGTTCCATCCTTGTATAGTTCCCAACAACAACAGACAACCACCCATCAAACAcaagcagcagcagctgcCGCGAATATGTCAGCCACAGCTTTGCTGCAGAAAGCTGCACAGATTGGTTCAGCATCAACCGATCCCTCGTTATTCTTAGGGAGTTTGGGATTCAAGTGTAGTAGCAATATTAATCAAGTTCAGGATGGTAACAAATATTGTGGATTAATGTATTGTTCAAATGCAATAGCTGATCGTCATCTTGGAAACGATGTTGAAATATCATCAGCTAGTGACATCTCGAGTTTGAGTCAGCTACAAATGCCGCCGCCGGCTAAACGCCGGCACTTGCAGAGTGACCGTCAAGCAGAGAGTGCTGGAGGACAAACAAGAGACTTCTTGGGTGTTGGTGTGCAAGCCATCAGCTGCCACCCATCATCCATCAACGGCTGGATTTGA
- the LOC102622914 gene encoding protein ECERIFERUM 16 isoform X1 has translation MDAKALAKSKRAHSQQHKNKSHPNQKLKAPVVASDNAGSKEKQPGKQAGAGTREARRLSKLPSNWDRYEDGSDMDSEDTTSQASDFVVPKSKGADYRHLIAEAQSQSLSQSQSHSYSDTFPLLDDVMPGGFAPGMGPMLSVRGEGILSWVGDDNFVVEDKTTAFQEASFLSLNLNALAEHLAKVDLSQRLFVEADLLPSESGTEGSIASSNQEPGLMQTEHESEADVGISRDIDIASKDFPEGEEEEESVAHKVKAAANISEDKASTDFREKVKIVDTKSTSVVGHKNVDAIFSNQRSALVNQTKNDVTSSQYDRFGQDKALEPPAQFNENSVSVSKNLPTFEATAAEAELDMLLDSFNDTGFSDSSSSKFSNSSVSQQTSSTAPPQLSRKGPDLSKSASVTASFDDVLDDLLEETSNLVNPNGLSRPHEAQSSSSSQSVTKSKVLDDFDSWLDTI, from the exons ATGGATGCGAAGGCACTGGCGAAATCTAAGAGAGCTCACTCTCAACAACATAAGAACAAGTCACATCCAAATCAGAAATTAAAAGCCCCAGTAGTTGCCTCTGACAATGCTGGGAGCAAAGAAAAGCAACCGGGGAAGCAAGCTGGGGCGGGAACACGCGAGGCACGGCGTTTATCTAAACTTCCGTCTAACTGGGATCGCTATGAAGATGGATCTGATATGGATTCGGAAGATACCACAAGTCAAGCCTCTGATTTTGTTGTGCCAAAGAGTAAAGGGGCAGACTATCGTCATCTAATTGCTGAGGCTCAATCACAATCTCTGTCACAGTCACAGTCACATTCTTATTCAGATACCTTTCCTTTACTTGATGATGTTATGCCCG GAGGTTTTGCTCCAGGAATGGGCCCTATGCTGTCAGTCAGGGGGGAGGGCATTTTGTCATGGGTTGGGGATGATAACTTTGTCGTGGAGGATAAGACAACTGCATTTCAAGAg GCATCATTTCTGTCTCTAAATTTGAATGCTCTTGCGGAACACCTTGCAAAAGTTGACTTATCACAGAGGCTGTTTGTAGAAGCAGATTTATTGCCATCAGAGTCG GGCACGGAGGGATCAATAGCAAGCAGCAATCAGGAACCAGGCCTGATGCAAACAGAACATGAAAGTGAAGCAGATGTGGGTATATCCAGGGACATAGATATAGCTTCTAAAGATTTTCCTGAG GgcgaagaggaagaggaatcAGTGGCACACAAAGTTAAAGCAGCTGCTAATATATCTGAAGACAAAGCTTCCACTGATTTCCGGGAGAAGGTTAAAATTGTGGATACAAAATCTACATCAGTTGTTGGCCACAAAAATGTAGATGCAATATTTTCTAATCAGAGGTCTGCTTTAGTGAATCAAACCAAAAATGATGTGACCTCCAGTCAATATGACAGATTTGGACAAGACAAAGCACTTGAACCCCCGGCACAATTCAATGAAAATTCTGTTTCAGTCTCGAAGAATCTTCCGACATTTGAGGCCACAGCTGCAGAAGCAGAACTAGATATGCTTCTTGATTCATTTAATGATACCGGGTTCTCTGATTCCTCTAGCTCCAAATTCAGCAACTCTTCTGTTTCCCAACAAACATCTTCTACAGCTCCGCCACAGCTTTCAAGAAAGGGCCCAGATTTATCTAAATCTGCATCTGTCACTGCCAGTTTTGATGATGTACTTGATGATTTATTAGAGGAAACATCCAATTTGGTGAACCCCAATGGCTTGTCCCGGCCTCATGAAGCTcagtcttcttcttcttctcaatCTGTTACAAAGTCTAAAGTGTTGGATGATTTTGATTCATGGTTAGATACGATTTGA
- the LOC102622914 gene encoding protein ECERIFERUM 16 isoform X2: MDAKALAKSKRAHSQQHKNKSHPNQKLKAPVVASDNAGSKEKQPGKQAGAGTREARRLSKLPSNWDRYEDGSDMDSEDTTSQASDFVVPKSKGADYRHLIAEAQSQSLSQSQSHSYSDTFPLLDDVMPGGFAPGMGPMLSVRGEGILSWVGDDNFVVEDKTTAFQEASFLSLNLNALAEHLAKVDLSQRLFVEADLLPSESGTEGSIASSNQEPGLMQTEHESEADGEEEEESVAHKVKAAANISEDKASTDFREKVKIVDTKSTSVVGHKNVDAIFSNQRSALVNQTKNDVTSSQYDRFGQDKALEPPAQFNENSVSVSKNLPTFEATAAEAELDMLLDSFNDTGFSDSSSSKFSNSSVSQQTSSTAPPQLSRKGPDLSKSASVTASFDDVLDDLLEETSNLVNPNGLSRPHEAQSSSSSQSVTKSKVLDDFDSWLDTI, from the exons ATGGATGCGAAGGCACTGGCGAAATCTAAGAGAGCTCACTCTCAACAACATAAGAACAAGTCACATCCAAATCAGAAATTAAAAGCCCCAGTAGTTGCCTCTGACAATGCTGGGAGCAAAGAAAAGCAACCGGGGAAGCAAGCTGGGGCGGGAACACGCGAGGCACGGCGTTTATCTAAACTTCCGTCTAACTGGGATCGCTATGAAGATGGATCTGATATGGATTCGGAAGATACCACAAGTCAAGCCTCTGATTTTGTTGTGCCAAAGAGTAAAGGGGCAGACTATCGTCATCTAATTGCTGAGGCTCAATCACAATCTCTGTCACAGTCACAGTCACATTCTTATTCAGATACCTTTCCTTTACTTGATGATGTTATGCCCG GAGGTTTTGCTCCAGGAATGGGCCCTATGCTGTCAGTCAGGGGGGAGGGCATTTTGTCATGGGTTGGGGATGATAACTTTGTCGTGGAGGATAAGACAACTGCATTTCAAGAg GCATCATTTCTGTCTCTAAATTTGAATGCTCTTGCGGAACACCTTGCAAAAGTTGACTTATCACAGAGGCTGTTTGTAGAAGCAGATTTATTGCCATCAGAGTCG GGCACGGAGGGATCAATAGCAAGCAGCAATCAGGAACCAGGCCTGATGCAAACAGAACATGAAAGTGAAGCAGAT GgcgaagaggaagaggaatcAGTGGCACACAAAGTTAAAGCAGCTGCTAATATATCTGAAGACAAAGCTTCCACTGATTTCCGGGAGAAGGTTAAAATTGTGGATACAAAATCTACATCAGTTGTTGGCCACAAAAATGTAGATGCAATATTTTCTAATCAGAGGTCTGCTTTAGTGAATCAAACCAAAAATGATGTGACCTCCAGTCAATATGACAGATTTGGACAAGACAAAGCACTTGAACCCCCGGCACAATTCAATGAAAATTCTGTTTCAGTCTCGAAGAATCTTCCGACATTTGAGGCCACAGCTGCAGAAGCAGAACTAGATATGCTTCTTGATTCATTTAATGATACCGGGTTCTCTGATTCCTCTAGCTCCAAATTCAGCAACTCTTCTGTTTCCCAACAAACATCTTCTACAGCTCCGCCACAGCTTTCAAGAAAGGGCCCAGATTTATCTAAATCTGCATCTGTCACTGCCAGTTTTGATGATGTACTTGATGATTTATTAGAGGAAACATCCAATTTGGTGAACCCCAATGGCTTGTCCCGGCCTCATGAAGCTcagtcttcttcttcttctcaatCTGTTACAAAGTCTAAAGTGTTGGATGATTTTGATTCATGGTTAGATACGATTTGA